The following coding sequences are from one Seonamhaeicola sp. ML3 window:
- a CDS encoding DUF1835 domain-containing protein, with product MGNKQLHITNGGALTNYLSESGYKGDLITWHEMLCEGPTRVDIQSDDFFKARANFFSKTYNVYLDIDAFKAEISRLDHVDDYSEIVLWFEYDLFCHINLIAVISLLRQKKIKLPISLVCSGRIARSKNLKGLSELSSDQLTAHYTNRVLLKEEDIEHAESLWQIYNGKDHNLFKPFIVKSSSFDYMSNCLKAHLKRFPDSKSGLSTIENNILEILDKNTIKSKHHLLGYALNYQGFYGFGDMQLGRIINQLSIFYSEDENGIKLNRKGHEALLGQHNFTKEINDASVFGGVKKCDFQFSKKENKLVKTIANAH from the coding sequence ATGGGGAATAAACAATTGCATATTACAAACGGCGGGGCTTTAACCAATTACCTTAGCGAGTCTGGTTACAAAGGTGATCTTATTACTTGGCACGAAATGCTATGTGAAGGCCCTACCAGAGTTGATATTCAATCGGATGATTTCTTTAAAGCCAGAGCAAATTTTTTCTCAAAAACTTATAATGTTTATTTGGATATCGATGCCTTTAAAGCAGAAATTTCGAGACTAGACCATGTTGACGATTATTCTGAAATTGTACTTTGGTTTGAATACGACTTGTTTTGTCATATCAACCTCATTGCCGTTATAAGCCTGTTAAGACAAAAGAAAATAAAACTCCCCATTTCTTTGGTGTGTAGTGGACGCATAGCAAGAAGCAAAAACCTCAAGGGGCTTTCCGAATTAAGTTCCGATCAACTCACAGCCCACTACACCAATAGAGTGCTTCTAAAGGAAGAAGATATAGAACATGCCGAAAGCCTCTGGCAAATTTACAACGGAAAAGACCACAACCTATTTAAGCCATTCATTGTTAAAAGCTCCTCTTTTGATTATATGAGCAACTGCCTGAAAGCGCATTTAAAGCGATTTCCTGACAGTAAAAGTGGCTTAAGCACCATAGAAAACAACATTTTGGAAATCTTAGATAAGAACACCATCAAATCTAAACACCATCTCTTGGGCTATGCTTTAAACTATCAAGGTTTCTATGGGTTTGGCGACATGCAGTTAGGCAGGATTATCAACCAATTGTCTATTTTCTATTCAGAAGATGAAAATGGCATTAAACTTAACAGGAAGGGACATGAGGCCTTATTGGGGCAGCATAATTTTACTAAAGAAATAAATGATGCCTCTGTATTTGGTGGCGTTAAAAAATGTGACTTTCAATTCAGTAAAAAAGAAAATAAGCTCGTAAAAACTATTGCAAATGCCCATTAA
- a CDS encoding translation initiation factor — protein sequence MDLQDQLKNLFPDHVSENASAEAQEDNTDGLWIQDDPIICKYEKRKGKPITILEGYTGATEDFKQLAKELKTKLSVGGSFKGDKIIIQGDYRDKIMNILKDKGFKVKRVGG from the coding sequence ATGGATTTACAAGATCAATTAAAAAACTTATTTCCAGACCATGTTTCTGAAAATGCTTCTGCTGAAGCTCAAGAAGACAATACTGATGGACTATGGATTCAAGATGACCCCATTATTTGCAAATACGAGAAACGTAAAGGTAAACCAATAACAATTCTTGAGGGTTACACTGGGGCTACCGAAGACTTTAAACAATTAGCCAAAGAACTAAAAACAAAACTAAGTGTAGGTGGCAGTTTTAAAGGCGACAAAATAATTATTCAGGGTGACTATAGAGATAAAATCATGAATATCCTTAAAGACAAGGGCTTTAAAGTAAAACGTGTAGGCGGTTAA
- a CDS encoding isopenicillin N synthase family oxygenase, whose amino-acid sequence MKTIPSVNLKDFLANDPDRKQRFVDAIGKAYEDIGFVALKGHFLDDDLVERLYNEVKNFFNLPLETKQKYEIPGIGGQRGYVSFGKESAKGKKEGDLKEFWHFGQYVEDNETLKAEYPDNVIVEELPEFNTVGKETYQMLEKTAKYVLRALAIYLGLEETYFDAYIHNGNSILRPIHYPPIKEEPKEAVRAAAHGDINLITLLMGAQGKGLQVQNHEGEWLDAIAQPDELMINVGDMLSRHSNNKLKSTIHRVVNPPKELWGTSRFSIPFFMHPISDMKLDVLEGCVDENNPKQFEDITAGEFLNERLIELGLIKK is encoded by the coding sequence ATGAAAACCATACCAAGTGTTAATCTAAAGGATTTTTTAGCTAATGACCCGGACCGAAAACAACGTTTTGTTGATGCTATAGGTAAAGCCTACGAAGATATTGGCTTTGTTGCTTTAAAAGGGCATTTTTTAGACGATGATTTGGTGGAAAGGCTTTATAATGAGGTAAAAAACTTTTTCAACCTACCACTTGAAACCAAGCAGAAATATGAAATTCCTGGCATTGGTGGTCAGCGCGGTTACGTCTCGTTTGGAAAAGAAAGTGCTAAAGGTAAAAAAGAAGGTGATTTAAAAGAGTTTTGGCACTTTGGTCAATATGTTGAAGACAACGAAACTCTAAAGGCAGAATACCCAGATAATGTTATTGTAGAAGAGCTTCCGGAATTTAATACTGTAGGCAAGGAAACCTACCAAATGCTTGAAAAAACTGCAAAATATGTGTTGCGAGCACTTGCAATATATCTTGGTTTGGAAGAAACTTATTTTGATGCTTACATACACAATGGTAATTCCATTTTAAGACCTATTCACTATCCGCCAATAAAAGAAGAACCTAAAGAAGCTGTAAGAGCTGCAGCTCACGGCGATATTAATTTAATTACCTTATTAATGGGCGCGCAAGGAAAAGGGCTGCAAGTACAAAACCATGAAGGTGAATGGCTAGATGCCATAGCTCAACCCGATGAATTAATGATAAATGTTGGGGATATGCTATCTAGACATTCCAACAATAAATTAAAGTCTACGATTCATCGTGTTGTGAATCCACCAAAAGAACTCTGGGGGACTTCCAGGTTTTCTATTCCTTTCTTTATGCATCCCATAAGCGACATGAAATTAGATGTCCTCGAGGGTTGTGTGGACGAAAACAACCCAAAACAATTTGAAGACATTACTGCTGGGGAATTTTTGAATGAACGTTTAATCGAACTGGGATTAATTAAAAAATAG
- a CDS encoding thiamine pyrophosphate-dependent enzyme: MKQLEYNIGNLKEKKLLKLYRNLLKPRMVEEKMLKLLRQGKISKWFSGIGQEAIAVGVTMALKDTEYILPMHRNLGVFTTRGIPLYRLFAQWQGKASGFTQGRDRSFHFGTQQYKIVGMISHLGPQLGVADGIALAGKLKKENSVTVVFTGEGGTSEGDFHEALNIASVWQLPVIFCVENNGYGLSTPTNEQYNCQNIADRGIGYGMESHIIDGNNIIEVYKTVKKITKQIRKQPHPVLLEFKTFRMRGHEEASGVKYVPEELLEAWSKKDPVINFESFLKSEGVITEDGILSIKANITNEINEHLEVALEENDLESIETNELSSVYQNFEYEYFEYLNNKKEIRFIDAIASGLKQSMERHEDLIIMGQDIAEYGGVFKITEDFVDQFGKERVRNTPICESGIIETAMGLSIAGMKAVVELQFGDFISSGFNPVVNYLAKSFYRWQQNADVVLRMPCGGDVGAGPFHSQTNEAWFTKTPGLKVVYPAFPYDAKGLLATAINDPNPVLFFEHKALYRSIKQDVPTGYYTLPFGKASLIHEGADITIISFGAALHWALNTLENNPNIDADVIDLRTLQPLDTDTIYASVKKTGKVIILQEDSMFGGIASDISALIQEHCFEYLDAPVKRVASLDTPIPFAKALEQQYLPKERFEIELKALLHY; this comes from the coding sequence ATGAAGCAACTCGAATATAATATTGGTAACCTCAAAGAAAAAAAACTGCTGAAGTTGTATAGGAACCTTTTGAAGCCAAGGATGGTAGAGGAGAAGATGCTTAAATTATTGAGGCAAGGGAAGATTAGTAAATGGTTTTCTGGTATAGGGCAAGAGGCTATTGCTGTTGGAGTTACTATGGCTCTTAAAGATACCGAGTATATTTTGCCTATGCACAGAAATTTGGGGGTTTTTACAACGAGAGGTATTCCGTTATACAGACTGTTTGCGCAATGGCAAGGCAAAGCCTCTGGGTTTACACAAGGTAGAGATCGTTCATTTCATTTCGGGACACAACAATACAAGATTGTTGGCATGATTTCACACTTAGGACCACAACTTGGTGTTGCAGATGGCATAGCTTTGGCTGGTAAATTAAAAAAAGAAAATAGTGTCACAGTTGTTTTTACAGGCGAAGGTGGAACTAGTGAGGGAGATTTTCATGAAGCGCTAAATATAGCCTCGGTATGGCAATTACCAGTTATATTTTGTGTTGAAAACAATGGCTATGGACTTTCAACACCTACTAATGAACAATACAATTGTCAAAATATAGCCGACCGTGGGATTGGTTATGGTATGGAGTCTCATATTATAGATGGTAATAATATTATAGAAGTCTACAAAACAGTAAAAAAAATAACGAAGCAAATCCGAAAACAACCACATCCTGTTTTATTAGAATTTAAAACATTTAGAATGCGTGGGCATGAAGAGGCTAGTGGTGTTAAATATGTTCCTGAGGAGTTGTTGGAGGCTTGGTCAAAAAAAGACCCTGTAATAAACTTTGAAAGTTTTTTAAAATCTGAAGGGGTAATTACTGAAGATGGAATATTGAGCATTAAAGCAAACATTACTAATGAAATTAACGAACATTTAGAAGTAGCTTTAGAAGAAAATGATTTAGAATCAATTGAAACTAATGAGTTAAGTAGTGTTTATCAAAACTTTGAATATGAATACTTTGAATATTTAAATAACAAAAAAGAAATTAGATTTATTGATGCTATTGCCTCTGGTCTAAAGCAAAGCATGGAGCGACACGAAGATCTCATTATTATGGGACAGGATATCGCAGAATACGGTGGCGTTTTTAAAATCACCGAAGACTTTGTAGATCAATTTGGAAAAGAACGTGTTAGAAATACGCCCATTTGTGAATCTGGAATTATAGAAACAGCTATGGGCTTATCTATTGCTGGAATGAAAGCCGTGGTTGAATTGCAATTTGGAGATTTTATAAGTTCTGGATTTAATCCCGTGGTAAATTATTTGGCAAAATCCTTTTACAGATGGCAACAAAATGCCGATGTCGTTTTAAGAATGCCCTGCGGTGGCGATGTAGGTGCTGGGCCATTTCATTCGCAAACCAACGAAGCTTGGTTTACAAAAACACCCGGACTAAAAGTAGTTTATCCTGCATTTCCATACGATGCGAAAGGCTTGCTAGCTACAGCTATCAATGACCCAAATCCTGTGTTGTTTTTTGAACACAAGGCATTATATAGAAGTATAAAGCAAGATGTACCTACTGGATATTACACCTTACCTTTTGGAAAAGCATCGCTTATACATGAGGGTGCTGACATCACAATCATATCCTTTGGCGCGGCTTTGCACTGGGCCCTAAATACGTTGGAGAACAACCCTAATATTGATGCCGATGTGATTGATTTAAGAACCCTCCAACCTTTAGATACCGACACTATTTATGCTTCTGTAAAGAAGACCGGAAAAGTAATCATTTTACAAGAAGACTCTATGTTTGGAGGTATAGCAAGCGATATTTCAGCTTTAATACAAGAACACTGTTTTGAATATTTAGATGCTCCCGTAAAGCGCGTGGCTAGTTTAGATACGCCTATTCCTTTCGCAAAAGCCCTGGAGCAGCAATATTTGCCCAAGGAACGTTTTGAAATTGAGCTAAAAGCACTTTTACATTATTGA
- a CDS encoding biopolymer transporter ExbD yields MRRLQFRPEINAGSMADIAFLLLIFFLVTATISTDVGINRLLPKPCPDGQDCSPPINERNILQVMINGKDQIMVEGNLVKLEELKDLAKDFLDNNGDNSCSYCHGEQLVSSSDNPGEAVISLQNMKQTTYKQYVAVQNELTKAYNELRNEYSINTFGKSKDNLTKVELKTVKDAYPFKLSEAETR; encoded by the coding sequence ATGAGAAGATTACAATTCAGACCCGAAATTAACGCCGGGTCTATGGCAGACATTGCCTTTTTGTTATTAATTTTTTTCTTGGTAACAGCGACCATTTCTACAGATGTTGGTATTAACAGATTGCTCCCTAAACCTTGTCCTGATGGACAGGATTGCTCCCCTCCCATTAATGAGCGTAACATTTTACAGGTTATGATTAACGGGAAAGACCAAATTATGGTTGAGGGCAATTTAGTTAAGCTTGAGGAGTTAAAAGACCTCGCTAAAGATTTCTTAGACAATAACGGAGATAACTCTTGTAGTTATTGCCATGGTGAACAATTGGTGAGTTCATCTGATAATCCGGGTGAAGCCGTTATTTCTTTACAGAACATGAAGCAGACTACTTATAAGCAATATGTAGCTGTACAGAATGAATTGACCAAAGCCTATAATGAGTTAAGAAACGAGTATTCGATTAATACATTTGGAAAGTCCAAAGACAATTTAACTAAAGTAGAGCTGAAAACAGTTAAAGATGCTTACCCTTTTAAGTTATCTGAAGCAGAGACAAGATAA
- the mgrA gene encoding L-glyceraldehyde 3-phosphate reductase, with amino-acid sequence MHINDKSGVKTYSASESRYDNMTYRRSGKSGVRLPAISLGLWHNFGFVDNIQNGREIIRYAFDLGITHFDLANNYGPPYGSAEENFGTILKQDFKHYRDEMFIASKAGFDMWPGPYGNWGSRKYLIASVDQSLKRMGLDYVDIFYHHRPDPETPLEETMGALADIVRRGKALYVGISNYSAEETQRAAALLKNHNVPFILHQARYSIFDRWVEDKLLETLEKNGVGCIAFSPLAQGMLTDKYLNGIPEGSRASKDLSYLNTEMVNNNLEKIRRLNTIAQERGQKLSQMAVAWILRQPTVASVLLGASSANQLKENLKGLDNLEFSDEELKVIDEIVK; translated from the coding sequence ATGCATATAAACGATAAATCAGGAGTTAAAACCTATAGCGCTTCAGAAAGTCGCTATGATAACATGACTTACCGACGCTCTGGAAAAAGTGGTGTTCGTTTGCCTGCTATCTCCCTAGGCTTATGGCATAACTTCGGATTTGTCGATAATATTCAAAACGGAAGGGAGATTATTCGCTATGCGTTCGATTTAGGAATTACACATTTCGATTTAGCCAACAACTATGGTCCTCCTTATGGTTCAGCTGAGGAAAATTTTGGCACTATACTGAAGCAAGATTTTAAACACTACAGGGATGAAATGTTTATCGCCTCTAAAGCGGGATTCGATATGTGGCCAGGCCCCTATGGAAATTGGGGGTCGAGAAAATACTTAATCGCAAGTGTAGATCAAAGTTTAAAACGAATGGGCTTAGATTATGTAGATATTTTTTATCATCATCGTCCAGACCCCGAAACACCCTTAGAAGAAACCATGGGTGCTTTGGCAGATATTGTTAGACGAGGAAAGGCTTTATATGTGGGCATTTCTAATTATAGTGCCGAGGAAACACAACGAGCTGCTGCGTTATTAAAAAATCACAATGTCCCTTTTATATTGCACCAAGCACGATACTCTATCTTTGACCGTTGGGTAGAAGACAAACTTTTAGAAACTTTAGAAAAGAATGGTGTTGGTTGTATAGCTTTTTCGCCATTGGCTCAAGGTATGCTTACCGACAAATATTTAAATGGTATACCAGAAGGCTCTAGGGCTTCTAAGGATTTAAGTTATTTGAATACAGAGATGGTGAACAACAACCTTGAAAAGATTAGAAGACTGAATACCATTGCCCAAGAACGCGGACAAAAATTATCGCAAATGGCTGTTGCTTGGATTTTAAGACAACCTACCGTGGCTTCAGTGCTTTTGGGTGCTAGTTCTGCAAATCAATTAAAGGAAAACCTAAAAGGTTTGGATAATTTAGAGTTTTCAGACGAGGAATTAAAAGTGATTGATGAGATTGTTAAATAG
- a CDS encoding sulfatase-like hydrolase/transferase, giving the protein MDIYKKLSFISMVVCFLIFSCSSGDIEQNNQEQETEEEHIEEQQPTEQNQSPNILLIIADDFGLDACPGYSIGSIKPNMPNLVDLMDNGLKFNNAWSNPTCSPTRAGILTGKYGLRTGLIRAGLTLNTSETTIQKHLDDNTNQAYSHAVIGKWHLGRTNTHANEMGITYFAGTTSNISSYTNWTLNINGNSTNSTEYATSKFTDLAIDWINDQTKPWFLWLAYNAPHSPFHLPPNNLHSQGALPSDQASISGNTMPYYMAALEALDTEMGRLINSMSQQERDNTVIIFIGDNGTPGRVAQEYNSRRAKGNVYQGGVAVPMVISGKGVTRVAQLEEALVNTTDLFATIADLAGTGTSQIYDSFSIKNLLSSSSANTRQYNYSEILNDAGTKDVTIRNATHKYILFGDGSEALYDLSENPLENPNLLNPSLAPLSDVNSSIKDDLISQLNTITN; this is encoded by the coding sequence ATGGACATTTATAAGAAACTAAGCTTTATATCTATGGTAGTTTGTTTCTTGATTTTTTCGTGTAGCTCGGGAGATATAGAACAAAACAACCAAGAACAGGAAACCGAAGAAGAACATATTGAAGAACAACAACCCACAGAGCAAAACCAATCACCAAACATATTACTCATAATAGCAGACGATTTTGGTCTCGATGCTTGCCCCGGGTATAGTATTGGCAGTATAAAGCCAAACATGCCTAATCTAGTGGATTTAATGGATAATGGCTTAAAGTTTAATAATGCATGGTCAAACCCTACTTGCTCCCCTACCAGAGCCGGTATTCTTACAGGAAAATACGGATTAAGAACAGGATTAATTCGAGCTGGGCTTACTCTAAACACAAGTGAAACAACAATCCAAAAACACCTAGATGATAACACAAACCAAGCATACAGTCACGCTGTAATTGGAAAATGGCATTTAGGGAGAACAAATACCCACGCTAACGAAATGGGTATAACTTACTTTGCTGGTACAACTAGTAACATAAGCTCTTATACGAATTGGACATTAAACATTAATGGCAACTCAACTAATTCTACAGAGTATGCTACTTCCAAATTTACAGATTTAGCAATAGATTGGATTAATGATCAAACTAAGCCTTGGTTTTTGTGGTTAGCTTATAATGCACCGCACTCACCATTTCATTTACCTCCAAACAATTTACACTCACAAGGTGCTTTACCATCAGATCAAGCAAGCATTAGCGGGAACACTATGCCCTATTACATGGCAGCTCTTGAAGCTCTAGATACTGAAATGGGCAGGTTAATAAATTCAATGAGTCAACAAGAAAGAGATAATACGGTTATAATTTTTATTGGAGATAATGGCACCCCCGGACGTGTTGCTCAAGAATACAACAGCAGAAGAGCCAAAGGGAACGTTTACCAAGGTGGAGTTGCAGTGCCCATGGTAATTTCAGGAAAAGGTGTTACTCGGGTTGCTCAATTAGAAGAAGCACTAGTAAATACCACAGATTTATTTGCTACCATTGCTGATTTAGCGGGTACGGGCACTTCTCAAATATACGATAGTTTTAGTATAAAGAATTTACTTTCTAGCAGTTCTGCAAACACCAGACAATACAATTATTCTGAGATTTTAAACGATGCGGGCACTAAAGATGTTACTATACGAAATGCAACCCATAAATATATTTTATTCGGAGATGGCTCTGAGGCTTTGTATGATTTATCGGAAAACCCTTTAGAAAACCCTAACTTATTGAATCCTTCTCTAGCACCATTAAGCGATGTTAATAGTTCCATTAAAGACGACTTAATATCACAATTGAATACAATTACAAATTAG
- a CDS encoding DEAD/DEAH box helicase, protein MSVVSQIELAERKTGKDLYSYQKGAIDKIFKSFDESRPDYHLLYQLPTGGGKTVIFSEIVRQYLKTHKKKVLVMTHRIELCKQTSNMLTEFGVINKVVDSKADLSDQSEYSCFVAMVETLNNRLHDDKLDISDIGLVIIDEAHYNSFTKLFKFFSQSFILGVTATPLSSSIELPMTDNYDELIVGESIESLIDNGFLARAEMFSYNVGLTSLVVGANGDYTVKSSEDLYTDDNMLTKLLRAYEERSKGKKTLIFNNGINTSLHVYDTFRRAGYPIAHLDNTHSKKERAYILKWFKETPDAILTSVSILTTGFDEPTVESIILNRATKSLTLYYQMIGRGSRVLEDKKTFQVIDLGNNFHRFGPWGDNLDWQRIFRSPNYYLDSLLSDEELESNFRYEMPDDLRAEFGNSKEVFFDIQRTYVESIRSGESSKVVLERSIAQHAYICIENSEDVYDALMLARKLGDDIDFRIGRYTKCISKSTFNFVEWLKGEYRKKLNSYLRSNFDEVFESIHGHPPED, encoded by the coding sequence ATGTCCGTTGTATCTCAAATTGAATTAGCCGAAAGAAAAACAGGAAAAGACCTTTATAGTTACCAAAAAGGGGCTATAGACAAAATTTTTAAGAGCTTTGATGAATCTCGTCCTGATTATCATTTATTATATCAATTGCCTACAGGTGGTGGTAAGACAGTAATCTTTTCTGAAATAGTTAGGCAGTATCTAAAAACTCATAAAAAGAAGGTGCTTGTAATGACGCACCGAATCGAGTTATGTAAGCAAACCTCTAATATGCTTACAGAATTTGGAGTCATAAACAAAGTTGTTGATAGCAAGGCCGATTTAAGTGACCAATCAGAATATTCTTGTTTTGTTGCTATGGTTGAAACCTTAAATAACAGGTTGCACGATGATAAATTAGACATTTCGGATATTGGATTGGTCATTATCGATGAGGCCCACTACAACTCATTTACCAAATTGTTTAAATTCTTTAGCCAGTCTTTCATTCTAGGAGTTACTGCAACACCTTTAAGCTCTAGTATTGAATTGCCCATGACCGACAATTACGATGAACTTATTGTTGGCGAAAGTATAGAATCATTAATAGATAATGGCTTTTTGGCCAGAGCTGAAATGTTTAGTTACAATGTTGGCTTAACTTCTTTGGTTGTCGGTGCTAATGGAGACTATACTGTTAAATCTTCTGAAGACCTTTATACCGATGACAACATGCTTACTAAGCTGTTAAGGGCTTATGAAGAACGTTCCAAGGGTAAAAAAACTTTAATATTCAACAATGGTATCAATACATCATTACATGTTTATGATACCTTCAGAAGAGCTGGTTATCCCATAGCACATTTAGATAATACTCATTCTAAAAAAGAACGTGCCTACATACTAAAGTGGTTTAAAGAAACTCCAGATGCTATTTTAACCTCTGTAAGCATCTTAACCACTGGTTTTGATGAACCTACAGTTGAAAGCATTATTTTAAACAGGGCCACTAAATCACTTACACTTTACTACCAAATGATAGGTAGAGGTTCTCGTGTGCTTGAAGATAAGAAAACGTTTCAGGTAATTGATTTAGGGAATAACTTCCATCGCTTTGGACCATGGGGCGACAATCTGGATTGGCAACGTATTTTCAGGTCGCCAAACTACTATTTGGATTCGCTATTGAGCGATGAAGAGTTGGAAAGCAATTTTAGATATGAAATGCCAGACGATTTGCGTGCCGAATTCGGAAATTCTAAAGAGGTGTTTTTCGACATTCAGCGCACTTATGTAGAATCAATAAGATCAGGTGAGTCTTCTAAAGTTGTTTTAGAACGTTCTATTGCTCAACATGCCTATATATGTATCGAAAATAGTGAAGATGTCTACGATGCTTTAATGCTTGCCAGAAAGCTAGGTGATGATATCGACTTCAGGATTGGCCGCTATACAAAATGTATTAGTAAGAGTACCTTTAATTTTGTAGAGTGGTTAAAGGGAGAATACCGAAAAAAGCTAAACTCATATCTTAGGTCTAACTTCGATGAAGTTTTTGAATCTATTCATGGGCACCCTCCTGAGGATTAA
- a CDS encoding DMT family transporter has protein sequence MDIRSALKFMLISTLSFACMNSTVKYLSDISAYQIVFFRSITTLLFTMVYLFKNKISIWGNNKRILLLRGLVGVTSMLLFFMSTKYLPIGTAVSLRYLGPIFASIFAIFFLKEKIKSVQWLFFLLAFAGVVILKGFDLELNMLGLALVLCSAIFVGLVYVILSKIGKSEHPVVVVNYFMAVSVLVGGLLSISNWVNPANNLEWCLLLSLGVFGYFGQVFMTKAFQIAASTSQIAPLKYLETIFTLLLGVAIFSEVYTIWSLLGISMIIIGLVLNAKFKERLKTQNE, from the coding sequence TTGGATATAAGAAGCGCCTTAAAGTTTATGCTTATTAGTACATTGTCTTTTGCGTGTATGAATAGCACAGTAAAGTACCTAAGTGACATTAGCGCTTATCAAATTGTTTTCTTCAGGTCTATCACCACTTTGTTGTTCACCATGGTCTATCTTTTTAAAAATAAGATATCCATTTGGGGCAATAACAAAAGGATATTATTGTTGCGCGGGTTGGTAGGTGTTACTTCTATGCTTCTTTTTTTTATGTCTACAAAGTACTTGCCTATTGGTACAGCGGTTTCGTTACGTTATCTGGGGCCTATATTTGCATCTATTTTTGCCATTTTCTTTTTAAAAGAAAAAATAAAGTCAGTACAATGGTTGTTTTTCCTGTTGGCGTTTGCTGGCGTAGTTATTTTAAAAGGGTTTGATCTAGAACTGAATATGCTAGGACTCGCTCTTGTTTTATGCTCAGCCATATTTGTAGGTTTGGTTTATGTGATACTCAGTAAAATTGGTAAGAGCGAACACCCAGTTGTTGTGGTTAATTATTTTATGGCAGTTTCTGTACTTGTTGGAGGTTTGTTATCTATTTCCAATTGGGTAAATCCTGCCAATAATTTGGAATGGTGTTTACTATTAAGTCTGGGGGTGTTTGGGTACTTCGGACAGGTTTTTATGACCAAGGCTTTTCAGATTGCTGCATCTACAAGTCAAATAGCACCACTAAAATATCTAGAAACTATTTTTACGCTGTTGCTTGGTGTGGCTATTTTTTCTGAAGTATATACGATTTGGAGTTTATTGGGCATAAGCATGATAATTATAGGACTTGTTTTAAATGCCAAGTTTAAAGAACGTTTAAAAACACAGAATGAGTAA